Genomic window (Lampris incognitus isolate fLamInc1 chromosome 3, fLamInc1.hap2, whole genome shotgun sequence):
CAACAGGATTGGGTCACATGATCAGGGCTACAGAGACAAGTCAGTCAAAACAAAAACGCATAGTAGATAAAGCCAGAGACCAGCCTCATTACAGCTTAGCATAATCAACTGTTTCTCCCGGTCCAGGTTATTATGAGGCTGCTAGTAAAAGATAGGTATAGAAATTGGGTTCTTCTGAATAAgacaacaataacaaaacaaagaaaaacaggagaaaaaacaaacaaacaaaaggaatGTCAACTACTGGAGTCTTGGTATCTTAAGAGACTTCTAAACACATGAAAGTATAGAGACAATAGCAGCACAACACTTGGAGTAAagcagagatgaagagagaataGTTTTGGAGGGAAGTAAATGTGGGAGGGTAAAGGTGAGTGTCACAGGCTTTGGCAGCACTGCAGCTTATTGCCCTTCTGTCTGTCAGTGGTGGGGGGGACACTAATGTCTACCACATTGTTCCCTGGAGACTCATCATGAGCGGATCTGTCTGCTATCTGCTTCTGTGATACAATACGGTAGATTTCTGCAGGAGGAGAAAAAGGacacatttttaaaatcaattttaaACCATTTACTGTTATTATTAAATCATTTTATAGTACACTTCAGTGTGTTTTACTGTGTGACACTCTCCCTACCTGTCAGAATGTTCTTGAACGCTTCTTCTACATTAGTGGAGTCCAGGGCTGAGGTTTCGATAAATGAGAGTGTGTTCTTTTCTGAAGCAGACACAACATTCATTTTTAGCATTTTGGAGACTAAATTAGCACGTCTCCATTTTAAAAgcattgaaaaagaaaaaaaagctgtttgttgtttttattattttaataagCAAGAATACCTGCAAAGGCTCGTGCCTCATCAGTGGGCACTGCCCTGAGGTGGCGAAGGTCGCTCTTGTTGCCAACCAGCATGATAACGATGTTGTTGTCAGCGTGATCCCTCAGCTCCTTAAGCCAGCGTTCCACATTCTCATATGTCAAGTGCTTGGCGATGTCATAAACTAAGAGAGCTCCAACCGCCCCTCGGTAGTACCTGGTGacgacagaccaacacagtgataaGTGTCACATATgctttaataataacaataacaattttCATTTCCATCGCATTCTGGTTTAATATCCATGTCATTTTTAATTGAAATACTTGTATATGTTTTGTTTAACATGAAAAATAAACTACTAATgataaaaaataataacaataaaaataataatggattacatttatatagcactttatctagacacccaaagcgcctcACAGTGACAGGGGGAaattcacctcaaccaccaccaatgtgtaccacccacttgggtgatgcacagcagtcaTTTTGCCCCAgagcgctcaccacacatcaacttgaggtagagagggaggaatcattgagccaattacacagggggatgattaggtggccagatggagaaatccaggttgggaattttgccaggacaccgggggaccccctactctttctgATAAGTGCCcttggatctttaatgaccacagtgagtcaggacctcggttaaacgtctcatccgaaggacggcttCTCCTACGGCACAGTgttcccgtcactgcactggggcactgggatttttgttttttgttgtttatttggaccagcgggaagactgccccctactggcccaccaacatcaCTTCCAGCAGCAGCTcggttttcctgggaggtctctcatccaagtactagccaagcctatACCAGTTTAGCTTCCATCATTCGGCAGAGCtaaggtacatgttggtatggtagCCAGCTTTATGAGCTGGCAAACAACTAAATAATGCATACTATGTTTTAGAAAATGCAGTTTCTTAATAATTCACGGTGACATAaatatttgcctttttttttttaataagtagTGTTGTGAAAAATTGGTCAGATTATAAGTGAggcaaatgaaaatgtgaattgcTATGCCTTAATCAGATTACACTGCAATAAATACAGTGGCACATCATATTGACAAATTAAGACTTGAACCATATGATGATTCCCGTTTGGTACAACTGTTGAAATCTGTTTGCAGTGTACACCACTGTTGCTGTTAATGAATATCAGACTTAAAactaaaagtcaagtcaattttatttgtatagcccaatatcacaaatttgcctcaaggggttttacagcaactAAAATATCTTACACATGTATGCAAAGAAAATCACAAACTTACGCCGAGGTGATGGCTCTGTAACGCTCCTGTCCAGCTGTGTCCCAGATCTGGGCTTTTATTGTCTTGCCATCCACCTGGATGCTGCGGGTGGCAAACTCCACTCCAATGGTACTCTTGCTCTCCAGATTGAACTCATTCCTTGTGAAACGGGACAGCAGATTACTCTTGCCCACTCCAGAGTCTCCTATTAACACAACTGTAACAAAGACATATATAGAAAACATTAAAAGAACGTGTTGGTCGCCTACAAAAGGAATTGATCCTGGTCCCACCCAGAATCCAAATTCCGTTTTAATTCATCAGGCAGCCACAAAAGTAAGTCAGTGCAGTCATTTATAAATATACAAAGATTGCGTAACTCTTTCCCTCGGGTTCTTCGGACATCACATTTTCCAAATCAGAGCAGAACTGACAACTAACCTACTCTGTCAAAGACCAGCAGGGGTCTTTGCAAGAAGTTGTCATCAAGTTAATGTTATCCAAGTGACAACCAAGGCGGGCGAGAAAACTAACCCCGACCGTAACGAATGGCTGAAGGCAACTGCTGATCACTTTGTGGCGATTGGAGATCAGCTAACCCCAGATTGTTAGtttcatgtatatatatacaccatgCAAAATTGCTAACATGTTAGCCACTCGCCCTATCTGGTTTGCTAAACTGTCACCATTAGGTGCACCGGTAATCAGCTAAGCGAAAGACCTTTTAACGCAAGGCCTTCACTATTAACGCTGGTTCCTTGTGTTATTAATTTACTTGAGATTAACGCTATTTCAAGTGAACAGCTAACCGCTAGACAGCAAATTAGCAAATTTCAGAGCTAGCTTACCTCGATAACGCTGGCTATCAATAGTGCTAGCTCAGCTAACCAGCTGGACTtcctcactccccattgctgtcACTGAATTTCAAGCAAGAATAACCTGTAACACTACACACTCGCAGTGCATCTTACCTTTGAACAAATAGTCGTATTCGTCATCTCGGGTTCCCATTGCAGTAGACTATTTATTCTACTTTCCGAGTACTTTTTGCCAAACAGCGGACCTTCGCTCCCTCGTCTAAGGTGCCGGCCAGGACCAGCCTTCGAGGGGAGGGATGAGCACGTACACTGACGGACAGCCGCTTCGACCAATTGGAGACACATGCGCATTGACAGACATGTAGATCGACCAATTCGCTGCACGTCTGGTTAACATCGCCCAATTATCGTGTCAGACCGGGAAAACGGTACTTCACACTTCTATGGCAATAGTGGTAAAGCATTTTTCTCCTCAAGACGTTTGAGCAACACTCCGGTGATTTAATATGCACCTCTCCAGATTGTTGCGCAAAATATGAGGAGATAAGTtgaaataaaaagagaaaataagAGGAGAGAACGCCAGAAAAACTTGTGCCATGTTTATTTTGAGTTTCCTCATCCTCATTATTTCAACAGCAATGCACCAGTTGTGTGCAGACCACAAACGATCATTCCAGATGGAGAAGATCCTCAATTGTCACCAGGAAATCCACTGTGAGGGTCACATAGAGTAACAACTCATTGAGTCAACGCCTTCATGCATTTTATATTTTACACAGTAGTACTGCATGCGAAAAAAAAGATGGATTTGGAGCTGTAACTGGTTTACATCTATTTAGAGGACCATAAAACTTAATAGTTCTTACAAAAATAAACGATGATACAGCAGGTCATGACGGCTATCCACTGGCCTTAACTATGAACAGTTTTTGAACTACTGATCAAGTATTTATTAGCTAAATAATGTCATTGTTTTTCATGTAATTCAATTAATCTTTGACAAACACAACTTATTCTCTTTTAGCTGAAAAACTAAGGAGGATATGTAGATTGACAGGTTTTATTGATCTTACTTGAATGGAGGAGTCAGTCTTCTCTTGGCTGATCAACTTTTGAGGGCAGCTGGATCCATTATTCCTCTCCTGATACTCAGTTTTTCTATAAAGAAATACAGAAAATGGAAACAGACCAAACCGATATACCAAATGTAGAAAACAGACCAATTGCTTGAATACCAATTCTATTGTATCCATTATATAATTTCACCTATATTATCATAACAACATTAAATATGTCTTCCACCCATCCTCAGCATGGGCATGGTTTCACACATCCGTCTTGATCCTTCTTATCAAAGGACAAGTCTGTGACCTTCTACTTTTGACCATCCTGGAACCTGATACTGACAACACTTTCTGGTATAGATGTTGACTGTCGTTACCTAGAAGGAAATGGAGATGGAGGCCTTATGGAGTAGTTGCTCCATGTCACGGATGCAGCTGACAGCGTGGGATGGGGGCAGCCATCTACTTGTCCACACTGCTTCTGGAGAGTATGCTCTGCATGAGCACTGCTCGTCACAACCTTTTGTCACAGGGTACAAATGTAAATTTAGAATGTCCTGCACACGAACACATTCATTTTAACTTAGACAAACGAGAAGAACTGTGCTCTTAATATGGTTTACAAAGGCACAATCTTTTATCTTTTCTCATTAATCTCACCAGCATCCCTTCTTTTTCCTCCCGTTGCTTGGTTTTATCTAATTCCTGGGTTAATTGATTCCTCCTTTGCCAATCATTCATGACATCTCTCTCTCGGACCAACAAAGGCATCCTTTCTGGTTGTGAAGCTCTCCCCTCAGGTCACATTTTTGCTTAGCATCACGCTTATTTCCAGGTTCAAAGCTGTGCCTGCACTTCAGGAGGGCCAACCGTAGGTGGTGCTGCACCTCTTCAAGATCCCTCTGCCTCATCCTGAGACTCTCCAGGGCTGCTTCCTTCTCCTCTGTTTGGATTTTCAGTTCATGTCTGCCAGCAACCAAGACAGGAGGGGTCATAATATAACTTAGTTTGTTTTTAAATGGTTGTTAAGCAACATTTTACCTGAGGCTATTGACAGTATCTTGCAGCTCTTTCTCATAGATTGTAGTTTTTTTCTCGTTCTTTTTTTGCCCAAGTCTGCACCTCCAGTAATTTGCTGTTAAAGACCACCACTGGGAAAGCAAAGACAACACCAGGATATAGTAGTGTAATTAAGTTCCAAATTTAGGTTCTAGTTTTAGCTCAAGAACAAACAAGTACTTTTTTTCTCTACAGTAAACATGACTAATACGCTGACTTCTGTGGCTTCAAGGAAGCTGTTCATCACAGTGGTAAGAGACTATAACATTGTTAATTCATAACAACTTAGCAAGTTGTGAGACTCACTTTGGGTTCTTAGGTCCTGTTCAGTTGCACTTTGCTTCTTGCTTGCCCTGTGTAGTTTGTTTCGGAGATTTCTTATCTCTTTGGTGTGATTGGATTTCATCTTGCTGATATTATGTTGCAATATCTCTGCATTCTCCCTAGCCCTCTTCAGATCATTCTCCAGTCTGTTGACTCTGTTCTGGTGCGCCTCCTCTGAGCCAGTCAGAAACTCTATCAGACCCTGGATCCTCTCCTCGCGATCCCTCTTGTACTGCTCTAGGGTTTGCTTTCGAGCTGTAGCTGTCCGAAGGCGGCTCTTGCTGATCTCCAAGGAGCGCTGAAGGCCCTGGGCCTTCTCCTCCACTGACCTTTGGACCTCCCTCAGAGTTTTTGCCTCCTCCTCAACAGCTCTGAGACAACACTGTGTAACATGGATCATTTCTTCAGCAGAGAAGAGTTTCTGCTGCAGGGAACAAGCTTTTTCTTCTGATGTCCTCTGATTGTGATTAAGAGAAGCAACTTCCTCTTCTGACGCCTTGAGACTCTGCTGCAGTGACAAAACCCTTTCCTCCGCAATGATCAACTTTTGCATCAGCGATTTTACCTTCTCTTTTTCAACCAGTTGTTCTTTCTGGTGGACCTGAACTTTTTTCTCCAGATCGCTGATGTTCTGCCTCAGAGACTGAGTGAGTTCCTCGGCACAAGTCAGACTCTGTTGCAGTGAATGGTGGTTGTCTTGGAAGGTTTGGAGTGCCACTTGCAGACTGTAGCCGTTCTTCTTTGACATCTCCTTTTCCTGCTCAACACACTGTAGCTTAATTTCGGAGGCTCGAAGGGTCTCCAGCAGACTATGTGACTTGTCTTTGGTCTTTATCAAGTTTTCCTGCAGGCAGATGACTTGGCTCTCATATTCCCTGAGTTTCTGCTCCATGGAATCTGCCTTGGGTGATGATAATGTTTCTTGATGGGTATTTGGTTTTACATAGTTTTATCATGGTTTTGTTATATGATTGCGAGTACTATAAATGTGCATAGCATCACCTGAACTTCATTGCCTAGAAGAGAAGTTACTATGACTTTAACTATGGATTTAATGAACCGATATAATTTTAACAGCAGCACAATTTGTTGGTTGAAACGTTCAATCGTTGTACAAAAGCTGGTGTTATCTTTGCCAAATGGTGTGTATAAAGATAAGGGAGGTTAGGGAATGCAAACTAGTCAAGATTAATTTCCTAATGCTGAATGTAGCACCTTTTCCTTGCAATTTCTGAGGCTGTGCTGCAGTGAGAACTGGAAACTCTTGTTTTCTTGCTCAGCTGCATGATGAGAAAGATGGAGACCCTTCACGTCTGTTTTGTGTCTGCTCTTGGTGTCTTTCATCTCTAGCTTCAGAGCTTCATTTTCAGACAGCAGGCACATTCGGTCAACAGAGCTCAGGTAACTCTGAAGTTCTTCCTTCGTTCAAAGAAGAAAGCCAGTGATTACACAAGATGTTTTGACCAATGGTCTGTTAACAATTTTGGAAGATGCCTTCACCATTGCATGCATGAACAAAGGAGTATCATGTTTCTCAAATTGTGGAAAGTCATAACGGAGTACATGTGTCACAAATGTTCATATTTGGTTGAGTGAATGTAAATTTTGCCCCATCCTGACTTAACTCTTTTTCCCTTCTAGCTCCACTGCTGCTATAGGAGGTCCTTGGGAACAATACATGGAGAGCAAGGACCTATTAAGAGGAACCCTTTGCTATCAAAACTGCTCAaattttgaattgttttgaaCTTCTAGTTGATTAaggggcaaaaaaataaaaaaggaagcaGTTTACTTTGCAATCTGTTCAAATTCATTAATGTTTAGACCTGGTGACTGAGGATGCCATGGAAGGCATCCAGAAACCGCTCTACAATTTGTGGACAGTGGGTAAAGAAACACTGTCATCTCAGAATATGGGAACATCATCAGGGATTAGCATTCAAACCAGACCGTGCACCTGATCCTACCTAATAGCTAAATATTCATTGTTCATTATACAGCAATGAGAGCACTCATTTCTCAACCACCATGTTTTACACCTGGCAATAAACATTGTAGATTGAAGGCATCGTTCAGCTTTCTCCATATGTAAATCAGTCCGGATATTGGAGGATGGCTTAAAGATGTTTCATTAGACTAGATTATATAGCTCAGTGGCCCAGGTTTCGTGTTCTGTACACCTGTTAATGCACTGGACTTGGATACAAGTAGCTTTCACATGACAGTCCTGTCATAAATACCACAGTTATGTCAAGGTGATCATGTACAGTTTTTGTTGACACTGTGACTCAGGAATATTGATTTAACCCTCTATTCATTTTGAGTCTTGCAACTATTAaattaagtgattaactattaaGCAACTATTAAATTAAGTGTCtttctaacccagccactgaggacgcacaagccagtgcattcttagtgccggccccaagcccggataaatggggagggtgtgccaggaagggcatccggtgtaaaatctttgccaaatcaaatatgcagatcatacatTAAGTGTCTGTCTGCCAGCGTCGGCGAGCTATCGATTTATAGAGTCTGAAGGTGAGCTCTTtgtgcccccccttttttctccccaattgtatccgtcccgtcgctgccccaccccctctgccgattcgaggagggctgcagactaccacatgcctcccccgatacatgtggagccgcgagccgcttcttttcacctgacagttaggagtttcgccagggggacgtagcgcgtgggaggctcacgctatttcgccagttccccctcccccctgaacaggctccccgaccaaccagaggaagcgcagggccagcgaccaggacatatactcacatccggtttcccacccgcaaacacgggtctgtagggacgcctgaccaagccggtgggtaggcaacgggatagaccgccacgccacccggacgccccctgaagTTGAGCTTTAAAATGAGACTTCTATTCCATGAGTCATTTCTAATTCAGGCACCAacagttctgtctgtctgttctccaACTCTTAGTTTCCTAATGCTGCTTTGAAAACCCACATATAGAAGTGATGATTGCCAGGCCACTTTTAAGGCTGACACACACTGCTAAACGGCATTAAACCCGACAAGATCTTCGGAATTGTTGCCTAGTTAAATCAAAGTTACTTAACTTGTCGTCTTGTCTACCCTCTGTACACTATGCTGTCACATGCTTCACATGCTCAGAAAAAATGGTCGAGATGTAGAAGTTTGGTCTTTTCGGGAGTGAGAGGGACTCGTACCAACCATATTTAGGAAGAAGCCTAACTTCTgaaggaattcctgcagcgatggTACGTGCAAGAGTTCATGTCTCTTCTGCTGGTACATCTTATGGTCGTTCTCTTCCATAGCGTCCCAGCTGTCAACAACTTTCTCAGCTTGCTGGCGTGTTTCCTCCAACGGAGGCTGAGGATGAAAAATTGCACCCTCATAAAACAACGATAGAACTGCATTCACCCTTTTTAAGTAGGAatcaaataaaaatgaaataaataaaatggaaatTCGAATGGGCAGCAACGTCACCTTTACTTTCAACTGATGGAAGCTGTCAAGAACCGCTCCATCTATGATTTCACTGAGGTCTATTTCATCGTTTAGTTGTGTGAGAAGAACACTTGAGGAATCTCTACAAGAGGATTGAAATATAATTTGGACGGGAGATGGTTCTCCTCAGCATATGCTGAAGGTTAGCAACAGTTTAAAGTGCCTTACTTACCACTTGGTTGGGAACTCTGTGACAGTCACAGAGGGAAGACTTGGACAGCTACTCTCACCTGTGCGAGGCTTCATCTCCGAGACCCTGGATTAGGGAACAGGTTACACGCCAGATTTAATAAATGCAGTTAGAAAATGGCGTTTAAACGTATCACCAGCCGACTAACACACTGACCGACAGAACAATTTGACAGTGATTTAAAATCTGAATAAATGAGGGGAAAACCTCAAGGTACGAGGTATCCCAGCTGTGGTCGGTGAAGTCACCGTTATCGAGCATTTCCATACAATCTTCAGAGTTTTCAAATAAAATTGAGACGAATGAATCTGAAAGTTGAGAAATTAGGTATTTCGGGATCACGTCCTCGTTATTTGATTGTTATAAAGTCAACGGGAGAGTCGCTTCGGCTCCACCGGCCTTGCTGCTGTTTGAATTAAAACTCTTCATCGCTGATACCTGCTGATGGTGGTTCGCGCGTTCTGTCGTAGAGCGGAGGATTGCCCCGCCCCTTCACGGGAGCGCGCATACGTTCACGCCGATTCCGAACCACTTCCGTAAAGGaccatattgggggggggggggttcaatttTTTATTTAACCCACTCACTACAAATGGTGTATTTCCCCAAAATGCAATGAAGTGTTTTTCGAGTGCTTTTTTTCCTGCCTTCCTGGCTGCCATTGTTTGCTTTCCATTGAAAATCAACTCGCAGAGGCTTGAAACTAGCTGGAGATGGGTAAACTAATCAACTCTAATGAACATCCTGTTGCCTTGACTTCCGTTTGTTTGGCATTATCCCTCGACGACCGAGTAACAAAAAATAAATTCGCTATGATGGATTTCAATCGAGTTTCAATTGTCTGAGTTGATTTTCCAGTTACCctactgaaatgaatggaaaacaGTCAATGGCTGCCTAGGAGGACCGAGGAAAAACACATTCAAATGGTGTGCTTTGGAAAATGATCGAGAGTTGTAGTAGACTGACTTAAACAAACACCGAACCCTTAAAGAACACACTCTTATATTTGTCTTTATACCTTTGAAGAAACATTATCTCCAGTTATCCTACAGTAGTTTGATGAACCCATGAGTGACCCTATAGGATGTTTTCTCTTACAGTGCACTGAAACGTTTCATTTCAAGTAGCCAATTTGCAATTCAACATATTACAACACTCTAGATGTCCTCAAAAATATAATTGGTGGGTGTCTTCCACATAACCAGTCAGCAAAGATAACTCATAGACGACAAAcggctttaatttttttttattcattc
Coding sequences:
- the LOC130108995 gene encoding ras-related protein Rab-11B codes for the protein MGTRDDEYDYLFKVVLIGDSGVGKSNLLSRFTRNEFNLESKSTIGVEFATRSIQVDGKTIKAQIWDTAGQERYRAITSAYYRGAVGALLVYDIAKHLTYENVERWLKELRDHADNNIVIMLVGNKSDLRHLRAVPTDEARAFAEKNTLSFIETSALDSTNVEEAFKNILTEIYRIVSQKQIADRSAHDESPGNNVVDISVPPTTDRQKGNKLQCCQSL